In Rhinatrema bivittatum chromosome 1, aRhiBiv1.1, whole genome shotgun sequence, a single genomic region encodes these proteins:
- the TAL2 gene encoding T-cell acute lymphocytic leukemia protein 2, with product MTRKVFTNTRERWRQQNVNSAFAELRRLIPTHPPDKKLSKNETLRLAMKYINFLIGVLGESGLQQAEGTSQGTVLGLFQQNTHLQGMRAWTVIENCDIPSPGPSSNHTEFWQDSPSP from the coding sequence ATGACGCGGAAGGTTTTTACCAACACAAGGGAGCGGTGGAGGCAGCAGAACGTCAATAGTGCTTTTGCAGAGCTGAGGAGGCTCATTCCCACTCATCCTCCGGACAAAAAACTAAGCAAGAATGAAACGCTCCGCCTGGCCATGAAGTACATAAACTTTCTCATCGGGGTTCTTGGAGAATCAGGGTTGCAGCAAGCAGAAGGGACATCTCAAGGAACTGTTCTGGGATTATTCCAACAAAATACTCACCTTCAGGGCATGAGAGCCTGGACTGTGATCGAAAACTGTGACAtcccctctcctgggccaagcaGCAACCACACTGAGTTCTGGCAGGATTCTCCTTCACCATAA